The following proteins are co-located in the Silene latifolia isolate original U9 population chromosome 1, ASM4854445v1, whole genome shotgun sequence genome:
- the LOC141645062 gene encoding uncharacterized protein LOC141645062, whose product MIPGKEYSVGKGYSWLQQSSPDMGWYHQVWNKWTVPKHGMIAWIYQHQGLNTKDKLFRLNISSDCLCCLCGNEEETPQHLFFKCQYSKEIMTHIQTWVGFVMPDTRDQDWRRNARLSKLKVGILNSILNAVTYHVWRQRNGCRHDMKLLRPEVYVAMIQYEIRTKVKEQLKGKLARRDLMWIEKLM is encoded by the coding sequence ATGATACCTGGTAAAGAATATTCAGTTGGAAAAGGCTACTCTTGGCTGCAGCAGTCATCTCCTGATATGGGTTGGTACCATCAGGTTTGGAATAAGTGGACTGTCCCTAAACATGGAATGATTGCCTGGATATATCAGCATCAGGGCCTCAATACCAAAGACAAACTCTTTCGTCTTAATATCAGCAGTGACTGTCTCTGCTGCCTCTGTGGAAATGAGGAGGAAACACCCCAGCACCTGTTCTTTAAATGCCAGTATAGTAAAGAAATCATGACACATATTCAGACCTGGGTTGGATTTGTGATGCCTGACACCAGAGATCAAGACTGGAGAAGGAATGCTAGATTGTCTAAATTGAAGGTAGGGATCCTGAATAGCATTCTGAATGCTGTTACTTACCATGTGTGGAGACAAAGAAATGGATGCAGGCATGATATGAAGCTGCTAAGGCCTGAAGTCTATGTGGCCATGATTCAGTACGAAATCAGGACAAAAGTTAAGGAACAGCTCAAAGGCAAGTTGGCTAGGAGAGATCTTATGTGGATTGAAAAACTCATGTAA